GGATAATATGCCACTTTGATTATATTCAGTATTATAAATTGATAATATTTCAGTGGAAGTGGTATCAAAATGCGTGAGCAAATtataaatacattaaaaacaaTACAAGAACTGGAGCTGCATACCCTTCAGATGACTTCATGTTGCGCCTTACTCTCTCACACTAGAAGAGCATACTAATGCTGTTTAGCTAACTTTAATATACAACCTGCAATTAAAACATAGCGTTGGGCCTTTCACGTTAGGAAGTTTGCTATTGCCAAGAAGCAAATAAGTATTATTTCGTTTCAAAGCCACGTAGGACAAACCATCCTCATAAAATGCAAAATAAAGGCATGGGTTACCTCAGAGTCTCCTGCAGTGTTGAGCGTGATGATACTCCCTTCTAATAAATTATCTGGGCTCCTCTTCAGTGTAACATCAGCAGGCAGGGTGCTGTCATTGTAAGATCTGACAAACTTGAAGTCACTAGTGCGTGAGCCCGTTGTCAGGTATGCGTCATAATTGTAAGAACTGCGCAGAGTTCCAGCTCCGTTCACCTCTGCATAGTTGGGAGGGAAATACGCGCTGGGAATGGCGACTGCTCCATCAAACAACATTCTAGGCTTTCTACTGCGGCAGAACCTCACGGCCAGGATGAGAATAATGAAAGTCAGGAAaaaggtggagacagagaccagACCAATGATCAAATAGGAAGTTAGTTTGGAACTATCCTCATAAGCCATGTCTTTCAGTTCTGGAACTTCAGCCAAGTTATCTGATATGAGTAAATATACATCACaggttgtagagagagagggctgtccGTTATCGTTCACTGATATAACAAGGTTCTGCTTCATACTGTCAGATTCAGAAATGTCCCGATGTGCCCGGATCTCTCCACCGTGGAGACCAATAGTGAAAAGTCCAGGATCAGTCGATTTCACGATGTGATATGAAAGCCACGCGTTCTGTCCAGAGTCAGCATCCACAGCTATCACCTTGGAAACCAGTGACCCCGCCAGAGCAGCTTTGGGGACCATCTCGGTCATCAAGGAGTTCCCTGTTGGAGCAGGGTATAATATCTGGGGAGAGTTATCATTCTCATCTGTTATGAAGACACTCACTGTCACGTTACTGCTGAGTGGAGGAGAACCATTGTCTCTGGCTACAACGTGAACTTTGAAGCTCCTAAACTGTTCATAATCAAATGATTTTACAGTATGGATCACCCCCGTGTCTCCGTTAATGGATAGAAATGAGGACACCGGAAAACCGTTCACATCACTAGGCAATAGAGAATAGACCACCGTGCCATTCTGTCTCCAGTCTGGGTCTCTGGCAGTAACAGAACACATAGAGGAGCCCGGCTTGTTATTTTCAGTCACATAGGAACTGTAGGATTGTTCTTCAAACGCAGGAGGATTGTCATTCACGTCTGACACAGATACATGAATCGTCGTTGAGGAGGATAAAGGTGGAGACCCCTCGTCAGTAGCGGTAATAGTTATGTTATAATCTGATATTTTCTCTCGGTCTAATTCACTTGTTGTTACCAAAGAATAATAGTTTTTGATTGAGGGGTTTAGTTTGAAAGGAACATTTTGTTGAATGGAGCAGCGGACCTGTCTATTTCCCTCTGAATCTTTATCCTGTACATTGATGATGCCCACCTCTGTTCCAGGTAACACGTTCTCGGGGATGAGATTGCTCAGTGATTTAATGAATATCGCCGGTGCATTATCATTTATATCGGTTATATCTATGATTACTTTTGTGTTAGAAGCTAACCCTGACCCATCTTTGGCTTGGACGCGCATTTCATAATCTGTCCTCTCCTCAAAGTCCACAGGTCCGACGACTCTGATTACACCAGTCCCTTTGTCTATAGAAAACACCGTCGATGCTTTATCAGATATACTACTGAATTCATACGTCACTTCCCCATTTGCACCCTTATCTGCGTCGGTGGCGCTGACAGTTACCACTACATAATCTACAGGGGAATTTTCTGTCAGACTGACTCTATAAACGTCCTGGCTAAACACTGGTTTATTATCGTTAGCATCCAACACAGTGACGTGTATAACTACAGTACCAGATCTCTGCGGAGTCCCACCATCAACAGCAGTAAGTAACAACGTCACCTCCTCTTGCTTTTCTCTATCCAGCTCTTtttctaacactaactcactgtaTTTCCCACCATCACTATTTGTATGAACGGCCAAAACAAAATGTTCATTCCTGTCGAGCGTATAGCTTTGCACTGCGTTTATTCCTATGTCCGAATCATGAGCTTCGTCTAAGGGAAAACGCTCCCCTTTGTCAGCCGATTCCCTTATTTCTAGATTCATGCGTTCATTGGGGAAACGAGGTGAATTGTCATTTACGTCTTGAATTTGCACAGTAATACGATGCAGCTCCAGAGGGTTTTCAAGCACAAGCTCATATTTTAGTGCACACGTAAGCTTCGAACCACACAGCTCCTCTCTATCTATTCTTTCCGTCACAATAAGGTTGCCAGCCGCGAGGTTGATGTCACAATAACGTTGACTGATGCCATCCATATCCAACCGAGCTTTGCGATCAGATAATCTCTTCGCATCCAGCCCGAGATCTTTGGCTATATTTCCAATGACAAATCCACGCTTCGCTTCCTCGGGAGCAGAGTAGCCCATGTCTCCATACGTGTTACgagggagaaaaagaaagaaaaccgAGGAGAGAACGAAGGCAGAGACCCGTAATCTTGTATCCATCATCATCAACGTGGGAGCGGTCCTTTCCTTAAGATGTTGATTTACAGAATTCgttattccattaaaaaaatgtagTCCAAGTTCCAATATTCTCTCCAAGCAAGGATATGTTGAAACTAGTCAATGCTTTGTTTTTTCCACACTGCCGAAACAAGTATCCTCCCTGTATATGTTAATCTACTGGGTGGGGACACAAGTGTGCATTCACCCAGAGAAGGTGAACAGCGACACATTGAGTATTTTCACAAAAACTGCAGTAACACTACAAAGTTACTGAATATACATTGAACAAGATATTTCCAATATCTTACTGTAAAAAATACGCTACTTAAATGTTGCCAAATTGGCCATGCCTACAAGTCAGCCAGAACAAATCACCAGTTTTCCATCAGTCAACACCATTTTGGATTGAGCCTTAACTCTCCATGGTTGGCGCAAAAGATACGTGCGCTATAGCGTCGTTAATGTTTCAGAACTGAACAGCGACCATACTTTAAGGATTTGGCAATAGAGTATCCGAGATGAGGGTAACCTTTTCGGTCATTGAATAATATGcaatgtatatattatattagtgtATTATTTCGGTTGTTTTGGGTGCATTTTAAAATATAAATGACCGAAGGCTTGATAATTGAACACTGCTTTTCGTTAATGCGAttttagaaatgttaaaatatagGCCTAACTAACATAGCCTATCATGTTATCCTAAACAACATTGAAATTTCATTTAATTTTCCTCACTTGCTTCTGAATGATAGATTGTGCCTAAGTGGTTAATAATTTAGTGCTGCAAATTGCTATCCAATAAACGTCATAAATATGTTCAGGTAATATAGCAGCAGGCTATTTGACCTAGCATAGGCCTATATAATTACAGACGGAGCACTTCAAATAGTTGACACAGTTGCCTATTCTGCgtttataataaataaaaaacggAGCACTTCAATCTTGTAAACGTGTATCCTACATTAGAAAGACAGCAAATATGTCTGTAGATATGACACCATGCTCTGGCATCAGACAAGTGAGTAAAATGATTGTTTAATCCCTCGCAAAAAAACCTAGAAGGGATGTAGCCTGTTGATTCTCACACATTACCAGTGGCGCCTCCTGAATTCAGTGAATTTAAAAACGTCGCAATGTCTGATGAACCACCAACACAGTGATCACATTCAAACATTTGACAGACTTCTGGTCATCTCAATACATGTGTTAACATAAAAGGTCAATCAATACTAAAAATAGGAATCTAATCTCACCTCAGTATTCCCCACGACGTCAGGAGTGAATAGACTTTCTCCCAAAACCGCAAATTGACTCTTCCTTAGCGTCTGATCAGCAGGCAGCGTGCTGTCATTGTAAGATCTCACAAACTTGAAGTCACTGGTGCGTGAGCCCGTTGTCAGGTATGCGTCATAATTGTAAGAACTGCGCAGAGTTCCAGCCCCATCCACCTCTGCATAGTTGGGAGGGAAATACGCGCTGGGAATGGCGACTGCTCCATCAAACAGCATTCTAGGCTTTCTACTGCGGCAGAACCTCACGGCCAGGATGAGAATAATGAAAGTCAGGAAaaaggtggagacagagaccagTGCGATGATCAAATAGGAAGTTAGTTTGGAACTATCCTCATAAGTCTTGTCTTTCAGTTCTGGAACTTCAGCCAAGTTATCTGAAATGAGTAAATACACATCACaggttgtagagagagagggctgtccGTTATCTTTCACTGATATAACAAGGTTCTGCTTCATACTGTCAGATTCAGCAATGTCCCGCTGTGCCCTGATCTCTCCGCTGTGGAGACCAATAGTGAAAAGTCCAGGATCAGTTGATTTGATCATCTGATATGAAAGCCATGCGTTTTGTCCAGAGTCAGTATCTACAGCTATCACCTTGGAAACCAGGGACCCCGCCAGAGCAGCTTTGGGGACCATCTCGGTCATCAAGGTGTTCCCGGCTGGAGCAGGGTATAATATCTGGGGAGAGTTATCATTCTCATCTGTTATGAAGATTCTCACTGTCACGTtactgctgaggggaggagaaCCATTGTCTCTGGCTACAACGTGGACTTTGAAGCTCCTGAACTGCTCATAATCAAATGCTCTCACAGCGTGGATCACCCCCGTGTCTCCATTAATGGATACAAATGAGGACACCGGAACACCGTTGACACCACTAGGCAATAGAGAATAGACCACAGTGCCGTTCTGTCTCCAGTCTGGGTCTCTGGCAGTAACAGAACACATAGAGGAGCCAGGCTTGTTATTTTCAGTCACATAGGCGCTGTAGGATTGTTCTTCAAACACAGGTGGGTTGTCATTCACGTCTGATACAGACACATTAATAGTCTTTGAAGAGGATAAAGGTGGAGACCCCTCGTCAGTGGCAGTGATAGTTATGTTATATTCTGAAATTATCTCACGGTCTAGTTCTGCTGTTGTGACCAGAGAATAATAGTTTTTAATAGAAGGGTTTAGTTTGAAAGGAACATTTTGTTGAATGGAGCAGCGGACATGTTTATTTCCCTCCCAGTCTTTATCCTGTACATTAATGATGCCCACCTCTGTACCAGGTAACACGTCCTCTGGGATGGGATTGCTTAGAGATTTGATCAATATTATTGGTGCATTATCATTCACATCTTTGATTTCTATAATAACCTTACAATTTGAGGCTGACCCTAAACCATCTTTTGCTTGCACGCTCATTTCATAATATGTTTCCTCTTCGAAATCAATAGGGCCGATCACTTTTATTTCTCCGGTTGTCTTGTTAATCAAAAACAGCTTCCCTGCTTTGTTACTTATACGACCGAGTTCATAGGTCACATCGCCATTAGGTCCCTCGTCTGCATCAATAGCAGTCACTGTACTTACTACGGTACCCAATGGAGAATTCTCAGGTAGGCTGACCTTATAGACGTTCTGAGTAAACACTGGAATATTGTCGTTAGCATCCAACACCGTGACGTGTATAACTACTGTACCAGATCTCTGTGGAGTCCCACCATCAACAGCAGTAAGTAACAATGTCACCTCCCGCTGTTGTTCTCGATCTAATTCCTTCTCTACAACTAACTCACCGTATTTCCCACCATCTGGGTTTGTATGAACACCTAAAACAAAATAGTCGTTTTTTTCGAGTGAATATTTTTGAACTGCATTATGTCCTATATCCGCATCATGAGCTTCGCTAAGAAGGAAACGTGTTCCTCTCACCGCAGACTCACTGATTTCTAAATTAATATGTGTGTTAGAAAATGTTGGGGAGTTATCATTTATATCTTGGACTTGCACATTAATACGATGTAATTCCAGAGGTTTTTCCAGAACAAGCTCGTAATTTAAAGAACAAGAAACCTTCGGTCCACACAGCTCCTCCCTGTCTATTGTTTCAGCCACAATTAAATCTCCGGTATTCACATTAATGTCACAGTAACCTTGACGACTACCATCCATATCCAAACGAGCCTTGCGAGATGAAAATCTTCTCGCATCCAGACCGAGGTCCTTGGCTATATTCCCGATCACAGATCCGCGTTTCATCTCCTCTGGAATAGAATAGCTCATATCTCCATGGCTCTGTCGCACCATGAAGACGAGGAAAACCAGACGGAACGTCGAAACAGACAATGATAATCCGATGTACTCCATCTTCTAAAATGATACACGTAGTTCAACTAAAAATCGTGGTAAAGATATTGTTCAGCCCTCAAAATGAAACATTTGCTCCTTTAAGGTGTGGAATAGCCGACGACACACACTAAGCCTCTGTCTAATCGAGACGATGGTTTGTCACACTGACCAAAATAGGCCTCTATCTCCTCCTTTTCTATGCGTGGACTGGGGGAGAGACGTGCCTATCGGCCAATATATGGTGAGCAGCGACACTTAGAGTATGTCAATGAAAACTACAATCAATTGCATTCAAATTAACCTCTTAAATCCATAAGCCACCACGACATTCAGGGTAGCCTTTTGCCATATACAGTGTGAATGTGAATGCGCAGAAGTAGCATGCAATCCGGTAAATGTTATTTTTCAGTTTCAAACATAGCATCCAAAATAAATCTCGGTTAATTTAAGTATTGGCGGAAACCTGTTTCAAAGTCGTGTAGGTAGAGAAGAGCTCTTGCAGCGTTGCCTGTTTCACTGAGAAACAGACATCTCAGTTGCGCTGTCTATCGATGTGGTGCTGAAACAGTGCTAGCGGAGCCTCATCAGAATTGGAAGGCGATGTGATTTGTATTTTCAGCGTGTGAGTATATTCATTTAAGTCCTGCAGGCTACAGTAGAATGAACAGTGAAGTGGAATATATTAAAATAATTGACCAACTTAAATTTAGCAGAAGCAGAAAAACTCGGGTACAGCTAtagagatgtaggatcttaatttgatcaccaaTGCAGGGATGtaaaacgtgtagtgtatttgaggctTAAAAGGGCgtttgaagtttgtaatttctactttaacatttcagacttgattttcacctacaaaaatgtccataagTTATAACccacataataattcatattTCCCATTGCTACATCAAACATATTAAGATCCTATATCAGTAGGATAATATGCAACTTTGATTATTTTCAGTATTATAAATTGATAATATTTCAGTGGAAGTGGTATCAAAATGCGTGAGCAAATtataaatacattaaaaacaaTACAAGAACTGGAGCTGCATACCCTTCAGATGACTTCATGTTGCGCCTTACTCTCTCACACTAGAAGAGCATACTAATGCTGTTTAGCTAACTTTAATATACAACCTGCAATTAAAACATAGCGTTGGGCCTTTCACGTTAGGAAGTTTGCTATTGCCAAGAAGCAAATAAGTATTATTTCGTTTCAAAGCCACGTAGGACAAACCATCCTCATAAAATGCAAAATAAAGGCATGGGTTACCTCAGAGTCTCCTGCAGGGTTGAGCGTGATGATACTCCCTTCTAATACATTATCTGGGCTCCTCTTCAGTGTAACATCAGCAGGCAGGGTGCTGTCATTGTAAGATCTGACAAACTTGAAGTCACTAGTGCGTGAGCCCGTTGTCAGGTATGCGTCATAATTGTAAGAACTGCGCAGAGTTCCAGCTCCGTCCACCTCTGCATAGTTGGGAGGGAAATACGCGCTGGGAATGGCGACTGCTCCATCAAACAACATTCTAGGCTTTCTATTGCGGCAGAACCTCACGGCCAGGATGAGAATAATGAAAGTCAGGAAAAAGGTGGAAACAGAGACCAGACCAATGATCAAATAGGAAGTTAGTTTGGAACTATCCTCATAAGCCATGTCTTTCAGTTCTGGAACTTCAGCCAAGTTATCTGATATGAGTAAATATACATCACaggttgtagagagagagggctgtccGTTATCGTTCACTGATATAACAAGGTTCTGCTTCATACTGTCCGATTCAGAAATGTCCCGATGTGCCCGGATCTCTCCACCGTGGAGACCAATAGTGAAAAGTCCAGGATCAGTCGATTTCACGATGTGATATGAAAGCCACGCGTTCTGTCCAGAGTCAGCATCCACAGCTATCACCTTGGAAACCAGTGACCCCGCCAGAGCAGCTTTGGGGACCATCTCGGTCATCAAGGAGTTCACTGCTGGAGCAGGGTATAATATCTGGGGAGAGTTATCATTCTCATCTGTTATGAAGACACTCACAGTCACGTtactgctgaggggaggagaaCCATTGTCTCTGGCTACAACGTGGACTTTGAAGCTCCTAAACTGCTCATAATCAAATGCTCTCACAGCATGTATCACCCCCGTGTCTCCGTTAATTGATAAAAATGAGGACACCGGAAAACCATTAATCTCACTGGGCAATAGAGAATAGACCACCGTGCCGTTCTGTCTCCAGTCTGGGTCTCTGGCAGTAACAGAACACATAGAGGAGCCAGGCTTGTTATTTTCAGTCACATAGGCGCTGTAGGATTGTTTGTCAAACACAGGTGGGTTGTCATTCACGTCTGACACAGACAAATGAATAGTCTTTGAAGAGGATAAAGGTGGAGACCCCTCGTCAGTGGCAGTGatagttatattatattctgATATTATCTCACGATCTAGTTCAACTGTTGTGACCAGAGAATAATAGTTTTTAATAGAAGGGTTAAGTTTGAACGGAACATTTTGTTGAATGGAGCAGCGGACCTGTCTATTTCCCTCCGAGTCTTTATCCTGTACATTAATAATCCCCACCTCTGTGCCAGGTAACACGTTCTCAGGGATGGGATTGGTCAAAGATTTAAGAGATATTACCGGGGCATTGTCATTTACATCTGTAATCTCGATGACAACGTTGGCAAAGGACGTCAACCCCAAGCTATCCTGGGCCTGTATGCTAATTTCATAAACGGACTCCTTTTCGAAGTCCATCTGTCCAGATAAACTAATGTCACCCGTTTTAGGGTCAAGAGAAAATAATTCATTCAATTCAACTGAAATGGGACCAAATATATACACCACTTCGCCATTTTGTCCCTCGTCAACGTCTGTGGCGCTCACGGTCACTAGAACAGTACCCAGGGGTGCATTTTCAGGTATTCTGACCTTATAGACGTTCTGGCTAAATGATGGGACATTATCATTAGCATCCAGCACAGTGACGTGTATAACTACAGAACCAGATCTCTGCGGAGTGCCACCATCAACAGCAGTAAGTAATAAAGTCACCTCCTGCTGCTGTTCTCGATCTAACTCTTTTTCTAACGTTAACTCCCCATACTTTCCCCCACCAGGTATTGTATTAACTGCCAGACTAAAATGGTCGTTCCTTTGTAGTGTGTAGCTTTGAACAGCGTTCAGTCCTATATCTGCATCATGAGCCTGATGGACCGCAAATCGGGCGCCTTTAACGGCTGATTCTCTGATCTCAAACGTAATGCGATCGTTCGCGAATTGTGGTGAATTGTCATTAATATCTTGTATCTGAAGAACGACGCGGTGTAATTCTAAAGGATTCTCGAGCACCATTTCATATTTTAATACACACGAAACCCTTCTGCCACAGAGCTGCTCCCTGTCCATTCTCTCAGCAACAATCAGGTCGCCAGTGCTCATGTTAATGTCACAATACAGTGTGTTGCTACCATCCATTTCGAGGCGAGCTTTACGAACGTACAGTCCTTTTGGATCCAGGCCGAGATCCTTGGCTATATTCCCGATCATAGATCCGCGTTTCATCTCCTCCGGAAAAGAATAGGTCACGTCTCCATAGCTGGTGCGCAGCAGGAAAAGAAACAAAGCCAGGCCGAGCAATAAGGCAGAGAACGAGAATCCCTTGCATTCCATTTTCAGACACCAACGTTTATTCCAATAGTATGGTGATCAAACAATATATTTTCAgttggaaaaaaataaaaaagc
Above is a genomic segment from Oncorhynchus masou masou isolate Uvic2021 chromosome 12, UVic_Omas_1.1, whole genome shotgun sequence containing:
- the LOC135550461 gene encoding protocadherin gamma-A11-like isoform X36, with amino-acid sequence MECKGFSFSALLLGLALFLFLLRTSYGDVTYSFPEEMKRGSMIGNIAKDLGLDPKGLYVRKARLEMDGSNTLYCDINMSTGDLIVAERMDREQLCGRRVSCVLKYEMVLENPLELHRVVLQIQDINDNSPQFANDRITFEIRESAVKGARFAVHQAHDADIGLNAVQSYTLQRNDHFSLAVNTIPGGGKYGELTLEKELDREQQQEVTLLLTAVDGGTPQRSGSVVIHVTVLDANDNVPSFSQNVYKVRIPENAPLGTVLVTVSATDVDEGQNGEVVYIFGPISVELNELFSLDPKTGDISLSGQMDFEKESVYEISIQAQDSLGLTSFANVVIEITDVNDNAPVISLKSLTNPIPENVLPGTEVGIINVQDKDSEGNRQVRCSIQQNVPFKLNPSIKNYYSLVTTVELDREIISEYNITITATDEGSPPLSSSKTIHLSVSDVNDNPPVFDKQSYSAYVTENNKPGSSMCSVTARDPDWRQNGTVVYSLLPSEINGFPVSSFLSINGDTGVIHAVRAFDYEQFRSFKVHVVARDNGSPPLSSNVTVSVFITDENDNSPQILYPAPAVNSLMTEMVPKAALAGSLVSKVIAVDADSGQNAWLSYHIVKSTDPGLFTIGLHGGEIRAHRDISESDSMKQNLVISVNDNGQPSLSTTCDVYLLISDNLAEVPELKDMAYEDSSKLTSYLIIGLVSVSTFFLTFIILILAVRFCRNRKPRMLFDGAVAIPSAYFPPNYAEVDGAGTLRSSYNYDAYLTTGSRTSDFKFVRSYNDSTLPADVTLKRSPDNVLEGSIITLNPAGDSEQKPPNNDWRFTQQGQRPGPSGAGPHPEGAGGAIVGTGPWPNPPTEAEQLQALMAAANEVSEATATLGPRYNAQFPMQHVPDYRQNVYIPGSTATLTANPQQMMPQPALQGPPQAMPQVDVPNAAQTPASKKKSTKKDKK
- the LOC135550461 gene encoding protocadherin gamma-A11-like isoform X25, with the protein product MECKGFSFSALLLGLALFLFLLRTSYGDVTYSFPEEMKRGSMIGNIAKDLGLDPKGLYVRKARLEMDGSNTLYCDINMSTGDLIVAERMDREQLCGRRVSCVLKYEMVLENPLELHRVVLQIQDINDNSPQFANDRITFEIRESAVKGARFAVHQAHDADIGLNAVQSYTLQRNDHFSLAVNTIPGGGKYGELTLEKELDREQQQEVTLLLTAVDGGTPQRSGSVVIHVTVLDANDNVPSFSQNVYKVRIPENAPLGTVLVTVSATDVDEGQNGEVVYIFGPISVELNELFSLDPKTGDISLSGQMDFEKESVYEISIQAQDSLGLTSFANVVIEITDVNDNAPVISLKSLTNPIPENVLPGTEVGIINVQDKDSEGNRQVRCSIQQNVPFKLNPSIKNYYSLVTTVELDREIISEYNITITATDEGSPPLSSSKTIHLSVSDVNDNPPVFDKQSYSAYVTENNKPGSSMCSVTARDPDWRQNGTVVYSLLPSEINGFPVSSFLSINGDTGVIHAVRAFDYEQFRSFKVHVVARDNGSPPLSSNVTVSVFITDENDNSPQILYPAPAVNSLMTEMVPKAALAGSLVSKVIAVDADSGQNAWLSYHIVKSTDPGLFTIGLHGGEIRAHRDISESDSMKQNLVISVNDNGQPSLSTTCDVYLLISDNLAEVPELKDMAYEDSSKLTSYLIIGLVSVSTFFLTFIILILAVRFCRNRKPRMLFDGAVAIPSAYFPPNYAEVDGAGTLRSSYNYDAYLTTGSRTSDFKFVRSYNDSTLPADVTLKRSPDNVLEGSIITLNPAGDSEQKPPNNDWRFTQQGQRPGPSGTYRYSTSTQQRWTPYGKARAGPHPEGAGGAIVGTGPWPNPPTEAEQLQALMAAANEVSEATATLGPRYNAQFPMQHVPDYRQNVYIPGSTATLTANPQQMMPQPALQGPPQAMPQVDVPNAAQTPASKKKSTKKDKK